Proteins encoded together in one uncultured Sphaerochaeta sp. window:
- a CDS encoding nucleotide pyrophosphohydrolase: MKTLQERIHHIQNLLHLDDAQMAEKLGLEEESYQRGIEAPTSEFLEQLCTTFGVFRSYLEEGKGSIFSERSLPIADILAFRDARNWKQFHSPKDLAISLSLESSELLECFQWSGEDVHAKKKQKQMEEELADILIYSVLFADSIGVDIPTIIERKLRKNAEKYDVKKAYGSAKKYTEL; encoded by the coding sequence ATGAAAACACTACAGGAACGCATACACCATATTCAGAACCTACTTCACTTGGATGATGCTCAGATGGCTGAGAAACTTGGATTGGAAGAAGAGTCATACCAGAGAGGGATTGAAGCTCCTACCTCTGAATTTCTGGAACAGCTTTGTACTACCTTTGGGGTTTTCCGTTCTTATCTTGAAGAAGGGAAGGGTAGCATTTTCAGTGAACGATCACTCCCCATTGCCGATATCCTTGCCTTTCGGGATGCACGTAACTGGAAGCAGTTTCACTCTCCCAAGGACTTGGCGATATCTCTTAGCCTAGAATCCTCTGAATTACTGGAATGCTTCCAGTGGTCTGGTGAGGATGTGCATGCTAAGAAGAAACAGAAGCAGATGGAAGAGGAGCTTGCAGATATTCTCATTTACTCCGTGCTGTTTGCCGATTCCATTGGGGTTGATATCCCTACAATTATCGAGAGGAAGCTGCGTAAGAATGCAGAGAAGTATGATGTAAAGAAAGCGTATGGATCAGCAAAGAAGTATACTGAGCTCTAG
- a CDS encoding DUF2075 domain-containing protein has protein sequence MLVYEGDKQQFLSDVQDNSIDQKIEMNMWNRLHKRVSSSEEQSWRNSLNYMQNVLLDSEIPDTSGVAIEFGIPNTNKRVDFILTGLDKENQHNAVIVELKQWSKVEPVPYVDQLLEAEIIDVQTRFSHGQQVVHHPSYQAWSYRSLISNFNANVHAIPIHLESCAYLHNYVPPEDDPLKQHYFQSLLDESPVFYRSDVMKLRAFIKKYIHTGDAKQTLYYIDNGEIRPSKSLQDALSAMLRGKEEFILIDEQKIVYEQMLSFARRSKEDGKKRVFIVQGGPGTGKTVVAINLLVQLINDDQVCAYVTKNSAPRKVFEAKLRSGAFKRNNISSLFKGSTAFVDADTNDFGTLIVDEAHRLNKRSQQGPKVTGEDQIKEIINASRCSVFFIDEDQRVTAQDYGDRAQILYWAKAFNAEVQEGRLLSQFRCNGSDGYLSWLDGVLGIQEETANPTLEGIDYDFRVVENPHELRRLIEERNREDDKARIVAGYCWDWVSKNNPDSVPDITIDDFSMYWNLSSDGTYAISKGSINQVGCIHTTQGLEFSYVGVIIGDDLRFEKGNVISDYTKRARTDQSLKGLKGPIKKGDQEAMKTADIIIRNTYRTLMSRGMKGCYVYCTNKELAHFLKTRIAGYGEEDESPLLVAEEIE, from the coding sequence ATGCTCGTATACGAAGGGGATAAGCAGCAATTCTTATCTGACGTCCAGGATAATTCAATAGACCAGAAGATTGAAATGAATATGTGGAACAGGCTTCATAAAAGAGTCAGCTCAAGTGAAGAACAGTCCTGGCGTAACTCATTGAATTACATGCAGAATGTATTACTCGACTCTGAGATCCCTGACACCTCCGGTGTTGCTATTGAATTTGGTATACCCAATACCAATAAACGAGTCGATTTCATCCTTACCGGTTTGGACAAAGAAAATCAGCACAATGCGGTAATCGTTGAGCTGAAACAGTGGAGCAAGGTTGAACCTGTCCCCTATGTTGACCAACTTCTGGAGGCGGAGATCATCGATGTACAGACACGCTTCTCCCATGGACAACAGGTTGTACACCATCCCTCCTACCAAGCATGGTCCTACCGCTCCCTTATCTCCAATTTCAACGCAAATGTCCATGCGATTCCAATCCATTTGGAGAGCTGTGCGTATTTGCACAACTATGTACCACCCGAAGATGACCCACTGAAGCAACACTACTTCCAAAGCCTTCTTGATGAATCACCAGTCTTTTACCGTAGTGATGTAATGAAGCTTAGGGCGTTTATCAAGAAGTACATCCATACAGGGGATGCAAAGCAAACCTTGTACTACATCGATAACGGTGAAATCAGGCCCTCCAAGAGCCTGCAAGACGCTCTCTCTGCAATGCTGAGAGGGAAAGAGGAGTTCATACTCATAGACGAACAAAAGATAGTCTATGAGCAGATGCTCTCCTTTGCTCGCAGAAGTAAAGAGGACGGGAAGAAACGGGTTTTCATTGTACAAGGGGGACCTGGAACGGGGAAGACAGTAGTTGCCATCAACCTTCTTGTGCAGTTGATCAATGATGACCAGGTGTGTGCATACGTGACAAAGAACAGTGCTCCCCGTAAGGTGTTTGAGGCAAAACTCCGCTCTGGCGCATTCAAGAGAAATAATATCAGCAGCTTGTTCAAAGGTTCTACGGCATTTGTTGATGCAGATACCAATGACTTCGGCACCCTCATTGTTGATGAAGCCCACCGACTCAACAAACGCTCCCAGCAGGGACCAAAGGTTACCGGTGAAGATCAGATCAAGGAGATCATCAACGCAAGCAGGTGCAGCGTGTTCTTTATTGATGAAGACCAGCGTGTTACTGCACAAGATTATGGTGACCGGGCTCAAATTCTCTATTGGGCCAAAGCTTTCAATGCAGAGGTGCAGGAGGGGAGGCTTCTCTCCCAGTTCCGTTGCAATGGTTCTGATGGATATCTTTCATGGCTTGATGGAGTACTGGGAATCCAGGAAGAGACAGCCAATCCCACCTTGGAAGGTATCGACTATGACTTCCGGGTAGTGGAAAATCCCCATGAACTGCGTAGGCTTATTGAAGAGAGAAATAGGGAAGATGATAAAGCCAGGATTGTAGCAGGGTACTGTTGGGATTGGGTGAGTAAGAACAATCCAGATTCCGTTCCAGATATTACCATTGATGACTTTTCCATGTACTGGAACCTCAGCAGTGATGGCACCTATGCAATTTCCAAAGGGTCAATCAACCAAGTAGGCTGCATTCATACCACCCAGGGACTTGAATTCAGCTATGTCGGGGTGATCATAGGGGATGACCTCCGATTTGAAAAGGGGAATGTCATCTCTGATTACACCAAGCGAGCAAGAACCGACCAATCACTGAAAGGATTGAAAGGACCTATCAAGAAGGGTGATCAGGAGGCAATGAAAACAGCCGACATCATCATACGCAATACCTACCGCACACTCATGAGCCGGGGGATGAAAGGCTGTTATGTCTATTGTACAAATAAAGAGCTTGCTCACTTCCTGAAGACCAGAATAGCTGGGTATGGAGAAGAAGACGAGAGTCCCTTGTTGGTGGCCGAGGAGATAGAGTAA
- a CDS encoding FN3 associated domain-containing protein, with amino-acid sequence MNHAKHTLQILIVGLVVLFSNCSQEMDFFADTPYTFSYELLLINNQNYVKISPYAYPNNQGYKCFYTLDGSNPIENGIEYTEPIQIESTTTIKTVLKKNQKVFSLIDTHVCELTKSTKPRLDLPNEYFTNNREYDSIIQINNSTWSIPPGTNIELNIFNETEVHYTLDGTTPTLESPKYNGQILIENPCTLKARSYPSSLAHFGPSDILSVDFVARLKKPVFSVESTQYMYDETRPEIHISSPDNAYISYILNSNNDVLTTPSRFNYTGAINLDQLIRNYYSYPDWSYLTKTFKITAVATGKDGYRDSLQATNNYPIVGEAGGFLVYDKGEYSEGWRYLEVTPNQVRASDGGSYCETYEEEISSGFSKAYKYVFGYNKSEMPLPEWNNTDARINTENLVNWYGEEAFISPDSWNMETTPNYALRLCSELSYNGYDDWYLPTYSEGKYIQDSFENGLMDTSVYWFWAYGTSDSVYVYRYHRGWSSESQSLGDENCVLAVRRF; translated from the coding sequence ATGAATCACGCGAAACATACATTGCAAATTTTAATAGTTGGGCTAGTAGTTTTATTTTCAAACTGTTCGCAAGAAATGGATTTTTTTGCTGATACCCCATATACCTTCAGTTATGAATTATTGCTTATCAACAACCAGAACTACGTAAAGATTTCTCCTTATGCATATCCCAACAATCAAGGATATAAGTGCTTTTACACACTAGACGGTTCAAACCCCATTGAAAACGGCATTGAGTATACGGAGCCAATACAAATTGAATCAACCACTACAATAAAGACAGTTTTAAAGAAAAATCAAAAAGTATTCTCACTCATTGATACCCATGTTTGTGAACTAACAAAGTCCACAAAGCCTAGACTTGATTTGCCAAATGAGTATTTTACTAACAACAGAGAATATGACTCGATAATTCAAATCAACAATTCAACATGGTCAATTCCGCCAGGAACAAACATAGAGCTAAATATTTTCAATGAGACTGAAGTACATTATACGCTTGATGGAACAACCCCAACCCTAGAAAGTCCAAAGTATAATGGACAAATACTGATTGAGAATCCATGTACCTTGAAAGCGAGAAGTTATCCATCTTCTTTAGCCCATTTTGGTCCATCTGATATATTATCGGTTGATTTTGTAGCGCGTCTAAAAAAACCAGTGTTCTCGGTTGAGTCAACACAGTACATGTATGACGAAACAAGACCTGAAATCCATATATCCAGTCCTGACAATGCTTACATTTCTTATATTTTAAATTCTAATAATGATGTTTTAACTACACCTTCCAGATTTAATTACACTGGCGCAATCAACCTAGATCAATTAATTAGGAATTACTACTCTTATCCTGATTGGTCCTATTTAACTAAAACTTTTAAAATAACTGCTGTTGCTACTGGAAAAGATGGATATCGAGACTCGTTACAAGCTACAAATAATTATCCTATCGTAGGAGAGGCCGGAGGTTTTCTTGTATATGATAAAGGAGAATATTCAGAAGGATGGCGATATTTAGAAGTCACCCCAAACCAAGTACGAGCATCAGATGGTGGTAGCTACTGTGAAACCTACGAAGAAGAAATTTCTAGCGGTTTTTCTAAGGCGTATAAATATGTATTTGGATATAATAAGTCAGAAATGCCTTTACCAGAATGGAATAACACTGATGCAAGAATTAATACGGAGAATCTAGTTAATTGGTATGGAGAGGAAGCTTTTATCTCACCTGATTCTTGGAATATGGAAACAACACCAAATTATGCGTTGAGATTATGTTCTGAACTCTCATATAATGGATATGATGATTGGTACCTACCAACTTATTCAGAAGGTAAATATATACAGGATTCATTTGAAAATGGATTAATGGATACTTCTGTATATTGGTTCTGGGCATATGGCACAAGTGATTCAGTATATGTATATAGATATCATCGAGGCTGGTCTAGTGAATCTCAGTCATTGGGAGATGAGAATTGTGTTTTAGCTGTTAGGCGTTTCTAG
- a CDS encoding helix-turn-helix transcriptional regulator, whose amino-acid sequence MIALISPSIAQKKIAQNLKERRLQMNLTQEGLSARSGVPLATLRKFEQQGLISLESLLKLMMVLGMLESMVAATKVSQTSFSSIDEVIALETLPKRKRGRKA is encoded by the coding sequence ATGATAGCACTTATAAGTCCATCAATAGCCCAGAAGAAGATAGCACAGAACTTGAAAGAGCGCAGATTGCAAATGAACTTGACCCAAGAAGGGTTATCAGCTCGCTCGGGAGTACCGCTGGCAACCCTACGCAAGTTTGAACAACAGGGTCTTATATCCTTGGAATCGCTCTTGAAGCTTATGATGGTACTGGGTATGTTGGAATCTATGGTTGCAGCCACTAAGGTTTCACAAACCTCATTCTCCTCAATAGATGAAGTCATTGCATTGGAGACTTTGCCAAAGCGGAAGCGGGGAAGGAAAGCATGA
- a CDS encoding type II toxin-antitoxin system HipA family toxin, whose translation MKPYTAVKTIIVKINFGNGTNPVGRLALRDRRIYFSYELSFLEQGLDISPFSLPLQVGVKTFDHSLFEGLPGVFNDSLPDGWGRLLLDRFVRSQGILPSELSPLDRLAMIGSQGLGALVYEPEYDVPFDGGPVDLNLVASQAQEVLEGSSSEVVSRLLALNGSSSGARPKALIGVSENKERILHGKESFTAGYEPWLVKFPNTQDGIDAGAIEYVYALMAKQSGILMPEVHLFSAHEGPGYFAAKRFDRNGAKRLHMHTVSGLLHADFRFPSLDYQDLLNLTSMLTSDIREVEKMYRLAVFNVLAHNRDDHAKNFSFLMDAHGKWTLSPAYDLTFSSGPGGEQSTMVMGEGRSPDVEHLLRLGLNTKLSKQQISSIIDQTRSALSGWNTLARQYGVSNENISLISQNICQ comes from the coding sequence ATGAAACCTTACACAGCGGTGAAGACCATCATTGTGAAGATCAATTTTGGTAATGGAACCAATCCTGTTGGTCGTCTGGCATTGCGAGATCGTCGTATCTACTTCTCTTATGAACTGTCTTTCCTCGAACAAGGCCTTGATATCTCTCCATTCTCTCTTCCCTTGCAAGTAGGTGTGAAGACTTTCGACCATAGTTTGTTTGAAGGATTGCCTGGTGTATTCAATGACAGTCTTCCTGACGGTTGGGGTAGGCTTCTCCTAGATCGTTTTGTTCGCTCTCAAGGTATCTTACCATCAGAGCTTTCTCCCTTGGATCGATTGGCAATGATTGGATCACAAGGTCTTGGTGCATTGGTATATGAACCTGAGTATGATGTTCCTTTTGATGGTGGGCCAGTTGACTTGAACCTTGTTGCATCACAGGCACAAGAAGTACTTGAGGGATCCTCCTCAGAGGTTGTAAGCCGTCTTCTTGCGTTGAATGGATCCTCCTCTGGCGCACGACCAAAGGCATTAATTGGTGTTTCTGAGAACAAAGAGCGAATTCTTCATGGAAAAGAATCATTTACCGCGGGGTATGAGCCTTGGTTGGTGAAATTTCCAAACACACAAGATGGTATCGATGCTGGTGCTATTGAGTATGTGTATGCCTTGATGGCAAAGCAGTCGGGCATACTAATGCCCGAAGTTCACTTGTTCTCAGCCCATGAAGGGCCGGGGTATTTTGCTGCCAAGCGGTTTGATCGAAATGGGGCTAAGCGCTTGCATATGCATACTGTTAGTGGGTTGTTACATGCTGATTTTCGCTTTCCCTCACTTGATTACCAAGACTTGCTGAATCTTACATCCATGTTGACCAGTGATATCCGGGAGGTAGAGAAAATGTATCGTCTTGCAGTATTCAACGTCCTAGCGCATAATCGTGATGACCACGCGAAAAACTTTAGCTTCCTCATGGATGCACACGGGAAGTGGACACTTTCTCCGGCCTATGACCTTACCTTCTCCTCCGGCCCAGGAGGGGAGCAAAGTACCATGGTCATGGGGGAAGGCAGGTCTCCTGATGTAGAGCATCTTCTCAGGTTGGGTCTTAATACCAAGCTTTCGAAGCAGCAGATTTCTTCAATCATTGACCAGACTCGTTCAGCGCTATCAGGGTGGAATACGCTTGCAAGGCAATATGGCGTAAGCAATGAGAATATATCCTTGATTTCCCAGAATATCTGTCAGTAA
- a CDS encoding DUF2779 domain-containing protein, with protein MARERYLTKSRFKLAIECPTKLFYTGKECYANQNLDDSFLLALADGGFQVGELAKCYFPGGHEIKSLDYGQALKETNDLLQTDSVILYEAAIATGNLFIRADILVKEGKQIRLYEVKAKSFNPGGPHPFTNRDGTISATWEPYLYDVAFQKYVLSLAFPHYEISAHLMMADKSAVCPTDGLNQKFRLIKDETGRKGVTIADTLTQDDLTPPILCTVPVDAECERIYQSQHEVNNNSLQFSQYVEFLADSYSTDTKIHTPIASKCAACEFHTNDDNEESNLKSGKEECWKEVLGWSDEDLACQTVLDVWNFRRKDDLIEDGIIKMDDISEGDIHPKPDTKPGISASERQWLQIQKYKIRDHSPWLDRENLMKEMKSWVFPLHFIDFETTMVAIPFNAGLHPYEGVAFQFSHHIVRENGTVEHAGEYLNTERGVFPNYEFIRALKEQLDHDQGSIFRYSNHENTFLNLIYQQVTSDTGPIPDKEQLLSFIKTITHATGKSSEQWSGERDMVDLWEVVKRYYYDPATNGSNSIKQVLPAILNSSTLLQEKYSKPIYGMEGGIKSTNFEDWQWVKIKDGKVTDPYKLLPRMFQDVSEKDLEILSSDDELREGGAALTAYARMQFEEMSDYERSEIQKALLKYCELDTMAMVMIWEGLKDLCH; from the coding sequence ATGGCAAGAGAAAGGTATCTGACTAAATCCCGATTCAAGCTGGCAATTGAATGCCCAACAAAGCTCTTCTATACAGGGAAAGAGTGCTATGCGAACCAGAATCTTGATGACAGTTTTCTACTTGCCCTGGCAGATGGGGGATTTCAGGTTGGGGAGCTTGCAAAATGCTATTTCCCAGGTGGTCATGAGATCAAGAGTCTTGATTATGGGCAAGCGCTCAAGGAAACCAATGATCTGCTACAGACTGACAGTGTCATACTCTATGAAGCAGCCATTGCAACGGGGAACCTGTTTATACGCGCTGATATCTTGGTCAAAGAGGGCAAGCAAATCAGGCTCTATGAGGTGAAGGCTAAATCATTCAATCCTGGGGGACCACACCCTTTTACCAACCGAGATGGAACAATCAGTGCAACATGGGAGCCGTATCTCTATGATGTGGCATTTCAGAAGTATGTGCTTTCCCTAGCTTTCCCTCACTATGAGATATCAGCACATCTTATGATGGCTGACAAATCTGCTGTTTGCCCAACCGATGGATTGAACCAGAAGTTCCGGCTCATCAAAGATGAAACAGGACGAAAGGGTGTCACCATAGCAGATACCCTTACCCAGGATGACCTAACACCCCCGATTCTCTGCACCGTACCTGTGGACGCTGAATGCGAGAGAATCTATCAGAGTCAGCATGAAGTCAATAACAACTCTCTTCAGTTCTCCCAATATGTCGAGTTCTTGGCAGATTCCTATAGTACCGATACAAAGATACATACCCCCATTGCCTCGAAATGCGCTGCATGTGAGTTCCACACTAACGATGACAATGAAGAATCGAATCTCAAGAGCGGAAAGGAAGAGTGTTGGAAAGAGGTTCTTGGATGGAGCGATGAAGATCTTGCATGCCAAACTGTCTTGGATGTCTGGAACTTCAGGAGAAAGGACGATCTGATTGAAGACGGTATCATCAAGATGGATGACATCAGTGAGGGTGATATTCATCCAAAACCCGATACAAAACCAGGGATATCGGCGAGTGAACGACAATGGCTGCAGATTCAAAAGTACAAAATAAGAGACCATTCTCCTTGGCTTGATAGAGAGAACCTAATGAAGGAAATGAAGAGTTGGGTTTTCCCCCTTCACTTCATCGACTTCGAGACTACCATGGTTGCTATCCCATTCAATGCAGGTCTCCACCCCTATGAAGGAGTTGCATTTCAGTTTTCCCATCATATCGTTCGTGAGAACGGTACTGTCGAACATGCTGGAGAGTATCTGAACACAGAACGCGGGGTATTTCCCAATTACGAGTTTATACGGGCACTGAAAGAACAGTTGGACCATGACCAGGGAAGCATTTTTCGCTACTCCAACCATGAAAATACATTCCTCAATTTGATCTATCAGCAAGTCACCTCTGATACAGGACCCATTCCTGACAAAGAGCAACTCCTGAGCTTCATCAAGACCATCACCCATGCAACAGGCAAATCCTCGGAGCAGTGGAGCGGAGAAAGAGATATGGTTGACCTATGGGAAGTTGTGAAACGTTACTATTATGATCCAGCTACCAATGGGTCCAATTCTATCAAACAGGTACTCCCAGCAATTCTGAATAGCTCGACCTTATTGCAAGAGAAATACTCAAAGCCAATCTATGGGATGGAGGGAGGGATTAAGAGTACAAACTTCGAAGACTGGCAATGGGTCAAGATTAAGGATGGAAAGGTAACTGACCCCTACAAGCTGCTACCAAGGATGTTCCAGGATGTATCTGAGAAGGATCTTGAAATTTTGAGCAGTGATGATGAACTCAGGGAAGGGGGTGCCGCTCTCACCGCATATGCAAGGATGCAGTTTGAGGAGATGTCAGACTACGAACGTAGCGAAATACAGAAGGCTCTTCTGAAGTACTGCGAATTGGATACGATGGCGATGGTCATGATCTGGGAAGGATTGAAAGATCTCTGCCACTAG
- a CDS encoding ATP-binding protein encodes MKDTIVPRPTYLSTLESYINVPVVKILAGIRRSGKSTIFSMFSKLLIQKNVPHDSIVYRRYTQMEIDEGFTAVHMYKDLIQQIRTDTTYYLLLDEVQEIEGWEKAVNDIFEKYPVDIYITGSNSRLMSSEISSYLSGRYIEIPVYTLSFREYLRFKSMSTLTPRELLVAYIKGGGFPVTALSDFSQETIYQIVEGIYNSVVMNDIARRHQIKNQDLFNRTVLYVIENVGKTFSAHAIIRFLKNEGRKLSVESIYDYLDWLEKAFIIYRCKRYDLQGKMVLKTQEKFYLADSSLKYCLMGYNATSLASMMENIVYLELRRRGFTVYIGKNGTKEIDFIAEKQEERLYIQVCRNLPETSNREIGNLMEIKDHYPKWVVTFDDLAGGNENGIQIMHLEDFLIREW; translated from the coding sequence ATGAAAGATACTATTGTACCCCGGCCAACGTACTTGTCTACCTTGGAATCTTATATCAACGTACCTGTAGTAAAGATTCTGGCAGGTATCAGACGATCTGGAAAATCTACTATATTTTCAATGTTCAGCAAATTATTGATACAAAAAAACGTTCCTCATGATTCCATTGTGTATCGACGGTATACACAGATGGAAATTGATGAAGGTTTCACCGCAGTACATATGTATAAAGATTTGATACAGCAGATACGTACAGATACCACATATTATCTTTTGCTTGATGAAGTTCAAGAGATTGAAGGTTGGGAGAAGGCCGTCAACGATATATTTGAGAAATATCCAGTAGATATTTATATAACTGGATCAAATTCCAGGTTGATGTCTTCGGAAATTTCTTCCTATCTCTCTGGGAGGTATATTGAAATCCCTGTATATACCTTGTCTTTCCGAGAGTATCTCCGTTTCAAATCGATGAGCACACTCACCCCGAGAGAATTGCTGGTTGCATACATCAAGGGCGGCGGTTTTCCTGTTACCGCACTATCAGATTTCTCTCAAGAAACAATCTATCAGATTGTGGAGGGGATCTACAATTCGGTTGTAATGAATGATATTGCTCGTCGTCATCAGATTAAAAACCAAGACCTTTTCAATCGTACAGTCCTCTACGTGATTGAAAATGTAGGAAAAACATTTTCTGCTCACGCAATTATTAGGTTCCTTAAGAATGAAGGACGGAAACTGAGTGTGGAGAGCATCTATGATTATCTGGACTGGTTGGAAAAGGCTTTCATTATTTATCGGTGCAAACGATATGACTTACAGGGAAAAATGGTTTTGAAAACCCAAGAAAAATTTTACCTTGCAGACTCTTCTCTCAAGTACTGTCTGATGGGATATAACGCTACATCCCTTGCTTCCATGATGGAGAATATCGTCTATCTAGAGCTCAGACGGCGAGGTTTTACTGTTTACATTGGAAAGAATGGTACCAAGGAAATTGATTTTATCGCCGAAAAGCAAGAAGAGAGGCTCTATATCCAAGTCTGCAGAAATCTTCCGGAGACATCAAACAGAGAGATTGGCAACCTTATGGAAATAAAGGATCACTACCCCAAGTGGGTTGTAACGTTTGATGACTTAGCGGGAGGGAATGAAAACGGGATTCAGATTATGCATCTGGAGGACTTTCTCATTCGAGAGTGGTAG
- a CDS encoding macro domain-containing protein translates to MPFFLVRNDITKMETDAIVNAANTALLMGGGVCGAIFKAAGVHEMTEACFPLSPIKTGEAVITPGFALPARFVIHTAGPVYHNGKSGERALLQQCYHNSLLLAVEHHCSSIAFPLISSGIFGYPKQEAIEVARSTIEDFLAEHEITVFLVLFDKESLLAGTKLHASIEHYIDEHYLRKHKEVRELLAIEAISLGNIEESQSVLHEPNIEQALSHLDEPFSDSLRTLIQSKGKTEVEVYKKANIDRKLFSKIRTGGGYVPSKRTVIALAIALELTLDEADNLLEKAGYALSHSSIFDVIIEYFIVHKHYKILEINEVLFSYDQPLLGSQ, encoded by the coding sequence ATGCCATTCTTTCTCGTACGTAATGATATAACCAAGATGGAAACTGATGCCATCGTCAATGCTGCCAATACTGCGCTGCTGATGGGCGGTGGAGTGTGTGGAGCAATCTTTAAAGCAGCAGGTGTACACGAGATGACGGAAGCGTGTTTCCCGCTCTCACCAATCAAGACTGGAGAGGCTGTCATCACCCCAGGATTTGCTCTTCCTGCGCGATTTGTCATTCATACTGCAGGCCCCGTCTATCATAACGGGAAAAGCGGGGAGAGAGCCCTGCTTCAGCAATGCTACCATAACAGTCTCCTTCTAGCAGTAGAACACCACTGTTCATCAATTGCCTTTCCCCTGATCAGCAGTGGCATCTTTGGCTATCCGAAACAAGAGGCAATAGAGGTTGCAAGGTCTACCATTGAAGACTTTCTTGCAGAACATGAGATCACTGTTTTCCTGGTGCTGTTTGACAAGGAGTCTCTCCTTGCGGGGACAAAGCTTCATGCCTCTATTGAACACTATATCGACGAGCATTACCTCAGGAAACACAAGGAAGTCCGTGAGCTGCTTGCCATCGAAGCGATAAGCCTCGGAAACATAGAAGAGAGCCAATCTGTCCTCCATGAACCTAATATTGAGCAAGCCCTCTCCCATCTCGATGAACCCTTCTCCGACTCCCTGAGAACCCTGATACAGAGTAAAGGAAAAACAGAAGTTGAGGTCTACAAGAAGGCGAATATCGACCGAAAACTCTTCTCAAAGATTCGAACAGGGGGTGGCTATGTACCCAGCAAACGTACGGTAATAGCCCTGGCAATAGCATTGGAGCTTACGCTTGATGAGGCTGACAATCTTCTGGAAAAAGCGGGCTATGCACTTTCTCACAGTAGTATTTTCGATGTTATCATCGAATATTTCATTGTACATAAGCACTACAAGATCCTTGAGATCAACGAAGTACTCTTCTCCTACGACCAACCACTGCTTGGTTCCCAGTAA